One Oryza sativa Japonica Group chromosome 8, ASM3414082v1 DNA window includes the following coding sequences:
- the LOC4346187 gene encoding calcium-dependent protein kinase 21 → MGGCYSAYASSRKLRGRISKISLVIPDPVPDAEAASPRKDGVDGDGDDVRGGGGGCDDGGDVVAIATTTADEFARRYVLGKELGRGEFGVTRRCSDAATGEALACKTIRKHRRLAPPRVTAAKAAAAHGEDVKREVAIMRRMSSASSSRGGGAASSAAVVRLREACEDAADGSVHLVMELCEGGELFDRIVARGHYSERAAANIFRTIVDVVQLCHSNGVIHRDLKPENFLFANKSEDSPLKVIDFGLSVFFKPGDRFTEVVGSAYYMAPEVLRRSYGPEVDVWSAGVILYILLCGVPPFWGDNDEKIAQAILRGAIDFNREPLPRVSANAKDLVRRMLDPNPSTRLTAKQVLEHPWLKNADTAPNVSLGDAVRARLQQFSAMNKFKKKALGVVARNLPGEEVDKYVQMFHHMDKDKNGHLSLDELLEGLHINGQPVPEPEIRMLLEAADTDGNGTLDCDEFVTVSVHLKKMSNDEYLAAAFNYFDKDGSGFIELDELREEVGPNEQAILEILRDVDTDKDGRISYQEFELMMKSGADWRNASRHFSRANFSTLSRRLCKDTLTP, encoded by the exons ATGGGGGGCTGCTACTCCGCCTACGCCTCCTCGCGCAAGCTGCGCGGCCGCATCAGCAAGATCTCCCTCGTCATCCCCGACCCGGTCCCCGACGCCgaggccgcctcgccgcgcaaggacggcgtcgatggcgacggcgacgacgtgaggggtggtggtggtggctgtgACGATGGCGGTGACGTCGTCGCCatcgcgacgacgacggcggacgaGTTCGCGCGGCGGTACGTGCTGGGGAAGGAGCTGGGGCGCGGGGAGTTCGGGGTGACGCGGCGGTGCAGCGACGCGGCGACCGGGGAGGCGCTGGCGTGCAAGACGATCCGGAAGCACAGGCgcctggcgccgccgcgggtgaccgcggcgaaggcggcggccgcgcacgGGGAGGACGTGAAGAGGGAGGTGGCCATCATGCGGCGcatgtcgtcggcgtcgtcgtcgcgcgggggcggcgccgcgtcgtccgccgccgtggTGCGGCTCCGCGAGGCATGCGAGGACGCCGCCGACGGCTCCGTCCACCTCGTCATGGAGCTCTGCGAGGGCGGCGAGCTGTTCGACCGCATCGTGGCGCGCGGACACTACtccgagcgcgccgccgccaacatCTTCCGCACCATCGTCGACGTCGTCCAG CTGTGCCACTCGAACGGGGTGATACACCGCGATCTGAAGCCGGAGAACTTCCTGTTCGCGAACAAATCGGAGGACTCGCCGCTCAAGGTCATCGACTTCGGCCTCTCGGTGTTCTTCAAGCCAG GCGACCGGTTCACGGAGGTGGTGGGGAGCGCGTACTACATGGCGCCGGAGGTATTGCGGCGGAGCTACGGGCCGGAGGTGGACGTGTGGagcgccggcgtcatcctctaCATCCTCCTCTGCGGCGTCCCTCCATTCTGGGGAG ACAACGACGAGAAGATCGCGCAGGCGATCCTCcgcggcgccatcgacttcaACAGGGAGCCATTGCCGAGGGTCTCCGCCAACGCCAAGGACCTCGTCAGGAGGATGCTTGATCCTAACCCATCCACCCGCCTGACGGCCAAACAAGTTCTTG AGCATCCATGGCTGAAGAACGCGGACACGGCGCCGAACGTGTCGCTGGGCGACGCCGTGCGGGCGAGGCTGCAGCAGTTCTCCGCCATGAACAAGTTCAAGAAGAAGGCTCTCGGA GTGGTGGCGCGGAACCTgccgggggaggaggtggacaAGTACGTGCAGATGTTCCACCACATGGACAAGGACAAGAACGGGCACCTGTCGCTCGACGAACTCTTGGAAGGCCTCCACATCAACGGCCAGCCCGTCCCCGAGCCCGAGATCAGGATGCTACTCGAAGCC GCGGACACGGACGGGAACGGGACGCTGGACTGCGACGAGTTCGTGACGGTGTCGGTGCACCTGAAGAAGATGAGCAACGACGAGTACCTGGCGGCGGCGTTCAACTACTTCGACAAGGACGGCAGCGGGTTCATCGAGCTGGACGAGCTGCGGGAGGAGGTGGGCCCAAACGAGCAGGCCATCCTGGAGATCCTCCGCGACGTCGACACCGACAAGGACGGCCGCATCAGCTACCAGGAGTTCGAGCTCATGATGAAGTCCGGCGCCGACTGGAGGAACGCCTCCAGGCACTTCTCCAGGGCCAACTTCAGCACCCTCAGCAGGAGGCTCTGCAAGGATACTCTTACTCCCTGA
- the LOC4346188 gene encoding probable RNA methyltransferase At5g51130 codes for MATTTAPEDAPSAAKGAKGEAKRKQSNWRGGGGGGGGRGDGGQGQKRKRKEVFVYGNYRNYYGYRIDRNVDEDPRLKIFKREWFESKDCLDIGCNQGLVTIGLAAKFKCQSILGVDIDSGLIETANWNLRRMSRLDKVVVENTKAHKSSDSPSESCPEKVAPEISNGDISNGSHHDIFKVVSFRRENFVDSMCTSSEQYDTIVCLSVTKWIHLNWGDDGIITLFVKIWRLLRPGGVFIMEPQPWTSYRRNRLVSEVAKENFNTILIHPDKFREILLDKIGFRSVEVVTDKLEGAVTGFDRPIEVYHKVMGTGSSS; via the exons atggccaccaccaccgcgccggAGGACGCGCCGTCCGCGGCCAAGGGGGCTAAAGGAGAGGCGAAGAGGAAACAGAGCAACTggcgtgggggaggaggaggcggcggcggccgcggcgacgggggTCAGGGGCAGAAGCGGAAGAGGAAGGAGGTATTCGTCTACGGGAACTACAGGAACTACTACGGCTACCGG ATTGACCGTAATGTTGATGAAGACCCTCGTCTTAAAATATTTAAGAGAGAGTGGTTTGAAAGCAAGGATTGTCTTGATATTGGATGCAACCAGGGTTTGGTAACGATTGGTCTAG CTGCGAAATTTAAATGCCAAAGCATTCTTGGAGTTGATATTGATTCAG GTTTGATCGAAACTGCCAACTGGAATTTAAGAAGGATGTCTCGACTGGATAAGGTGGTTGTAGAAAACACCAAGGCTCACAAGTCATCAGATTCACCGTCTGAAAGCTGTCCGGAAAAAGTGGCACCTGAGATATCAAATGGGGATATTTCTAATGGCAGTCATcatgatatttttaaagttgtttCTTTTCGTCGCGAGAATTTTGTGGACAGCATGTGTACAAGTTCAGAACAGTATGATACAATTGTTTG TTTGAGTGTGACCAAATGGATCCACCTGAACTGGGGTGACGATGGCATAATTACTTTATTTGTGAAGATCTGGAGACTTCTAAGACCG GGTGGAGTTTTTATTATGGAGCCTCAACCTTGGACCTCATATAGGAGAAACAGATTGGTTTCAGAG GTTGCCAAAGAGAACTTCAATACCATCCTAATACATCCAGATAAATTCCGGGAGATACTTCTAGACAAG ATCGGATTCAGGTCGGTAGAGGTGGTTACGGACAAACTGGAGGGCGCTGTTACTGGTTTTGACCGCCCAATCGAAGTTTACCACAAAGTGATGGGAACTGGATCAAGTTCTTGA